The sequence below is a genomic window from Coffea arabica cultivar ET-39 chromosome 8e, Coffea Arabica ET-39 HiFi, whole genome shotgun sequence.
agtagtatcaataggaaaaaaaaataaactactatTGTTGTTCATTCTTATTTTGTATTTCACTACAAATAATAATTGTTAACCTTTCTTTCTTATGTGGTATATAATATGTTGCTTTTATTATAAGTAGTTGAGTAACTACGAATTCTTAATTAGTTTATAGGTACTTAAATGATTGAATTACTAGATTAATAAACTTTACAAAAATTGGTGACCTTCTACATTAATACACTTTACATAGTTTTGTACTActaattataatttattttttccaacATAGGGATTGTTTTCTTTGATATGTCTATAGAAAGACCTCTGCGAGTATCTCTTTATTGGGGAGGTAAAATACACTATGAAGAtgggtcaatttgttatttgccTCGTACTTCCAACCGTACATTCTCATTACGGCATAGAATTGGATATGATGAGCTGGTGGATAGAATTTATGAATACATGGGGGTCGATAGGGGGCTGTTCAAGTTGAATTTATTTCTCCGCCAACCTTGTGGCCGTACTTCTTATAATGTCTCTCCAGTGGTGGATGATGAAACTCTGGAGATAATGTATGATGTCTGGAACGAACTTGTCCCATACATCGCTGAACTTTATATCGAGAAGGAGGAAATAGTCCAAAATCCTCTCGTCAGTAGCACATTCATTCCACCAACTACCAATATTGGGCCGATGATGTCGCTTGTCCATGCATGCATGGATCCAACTAGGTATCGATCCTACTCTAGTACAGTGGTACCAGAGACAGCATCGGTATCACAACGACCACATGGGGATTGTGTTAGGGACGTGGTAGAGCCACGGTTCACGTCAGGCTTAAGGACGGATGTTGAATATGTTGAAGGCCTTGACTCGATTCAAAGTTTTAGAGACCACGTATCGCCGAATCATGTGCCTTCTTATGGCTTCGATTCGACTGCTGGTCCAAGTCATTGTAACACATTGATAGATGATGATTTGGAAAATGATGTAGAAGATGTGGAAGAATCTGAGTCGGTAGATGTGTCAGACAGTGACTCAGATGGCGAAAATGAAAGACGTGTAGTCCACCAGGATCTTGGGAACCAACAGCCCTTTGCTGCATTTGCCAACCTTTCGTATGTTCCACGAGGATTCGAATTCTTCTCTAACCTTGGAAATATAAATGATGACGACCAATTCACTGATGAAAGTGGGTTGGAACGTATTGTGACATTTAGTGAGGATAATAATCACATATGTCTACATATGAGATTTGAGAGCAAACAACAGCTGAGCAGGGCTATTAGAATGTGGTCTATCAATCATAATAGGGAGTTTAGGGTTGTTGAGAGCAAGAGTAATACTTGGGTTGCCAAATGTAAATCTGCATTTGAAAGGAGCACCACCACTGTGGCCAACGTATCGTATCCTCCATGCGACTGGTGTGTCCGAGCAGTGAAAAAAAAGACTCATGGACTGTGGCAAATAACCAAATGGGTCAACGACCATAATTGTGTTGGTGATTTGATGAGTAATAGCAATGCTAGTCTTACATCTTCGGTTATTGCTAGACACATAGTTCGTAGCATTGAAGATGATCCTGGGTTTAAAGTAAAGAATATAGTAAGCCATGTCAAGAAAGTTTTGAAGGTGGATGTgtcctataaaaaggcttggtACGGCAGACGCAAAGCTATTGAACTTATATTTGGTTCTTGGGATGCCAATTTTGCTGAACTGCCGAAATATGTTGATGCACTTATGCAGTCAAATCAGGGATCTGTGATCAGGTGGTTGCACCATTCTGATAGTACGGATCGTCTGAAGACATTTAAGTATGTCTTCTGGGCTTTTGGACCGGCTATTGATGCATTTCACATGTGTCGACCGGTTATATGTGTTGATGGCACTCATCTGCGGGGCGAATATAAAGGCAAACTACTTGTTGCAGTTACGCAAGATGCCAACAACCACATTATTCCGCTAGCCTATGCCATTGTCGACGAAGAAACTATTTGTAGTTGGTCTTGGTTCATGGAACAACTAAGATACAATGTGGCCCGTGATCGGTATCCTATTTGTGTCATTTCGGATCGGCATAATGGTATCATCCATGCCATGACACATTATGACTATTGGCAAGAACCTTTGGCCTTTCATAGATTTTGTCTACGACACGTTAGGAGTAACCTAATGAGTCACTTCAAAGGCTTGCACCTTAGAAGGTTATGTTGGGCAATGGGAAAAGCCAGACAATTGCGCAAGTGGCGGGCATTCAAACGAGAATTGAGGAACATGTTTCCAGATGCATGGAGTTATCTGTCTAACATTGGAGCTGAGAAGTGGTGTCTAACACATGACGGTGAGAACCGTTGGGGTATTCTTACAACCAACATTTCCGAAAGTTATAATAATGTACTTAGAGGAGCTCGTCATTTGCCTATCCGGGCTTGTATTGATATGACATTTCATCGGACTGTTGAGTTGTTTAAAACAAGAAGAGAGGATGCTAGACATTGCCGTTATCCATTTCCTCCAAAGATATGGCGGCGGTTTAAGAATTCGGACCTGAAAGCGGGAACCCACAGGGTTGTTGAGTTCGATGGCTCATCGGGGGTGTACAAAATTGTGACTGGTAGACGTGTGGATGGTAAAGGGGGTAATACACAAACGGTAAAGTATTTTGATAAAACATGCTCTTGTGGTAAGTGGCAGTGCTACAGACTTCCCTGTTCGCACGTGATGGCCGTGTGCAGGCACCGAGGTGATAATCCTGGTGCACTTGTAGATCCCCAATTTACAAATAGGCGGTGGGCGGTGCAGTATTCAGGAAAGTTTAGCCCTTTGCCACATCCGGATACTTGGTTCCAACCAGATTGGGAGCTGCGGGCAGATAGTAGTAAATATGTTGCACGTCGGGCTGGAAGGGTACGAGCTAGAAGAATTCGGAATGAGATGGATGAGAGAGACCCAGAGGAGCCAAGAAGATGTACAAATTGTCATCAATCGGGCCATAATAGAAGAAATTGTCCAAATTTTAGAGCTTGATGTCATCCGTTTTAGGGATATGAACCAGTGTACTATGATATCTGTAATTTTTGGGATTATGAAATTAATATGATTTATGAGATACATGTTGTTGATCAATGTTTCAATCGGGTCATAATTTTGACCTTATTTTTAGCAGCTCTGTATTTAAAGTGTTGCATTAGTTGAAGAAACTCCtattcttctattcaaatgtGTGTAGGCTTATATGTTACATAATGTATTTGCAGCTATTGTTGTCAGAGGTATGGCCGACATTTCTACGGGGGCAGTCCTGCATCCAGGCCCATTTGTGTATGATATCATCTCAGCTGGCACTGCACACCGGGCACGTTCTATATTTGACGGGCACATTCTAGGTGATCAGCTTGATGTCAGACGATGTGATAGGCATTTTTGGGATCATACACCTATCCCAGAGACTGTTCGGCATTATATTCGATTGGCTGGCTTTGAAGGGGTGCTTGACTGTGGATATATGATGCTCGATCATGCTTTGATCACTAGTTTAGTGGAGCGATGGCGGCCCGAGACTCATACCTTTCATCTCCCCGTTGGAGAGACTACAGTTACCTTACAGGATGTTGAGGTTCTGTGGGGTCTACCCATAGATGGTCCTCCAGTTATAGGGATAGATACAACTCATAGTGTTCAGGAGTGGGTGAATTTATGTGAGGAGTTGCTTGGTTTTTCTCCCTTGATGTCAGATTTTGATGGGCGACGGCTGAAATTGGGGTGTTTATCTAGAGTATTAGATGCAGGGTTGCCACCCGATGCTTCGGATGTCCACTGTAGACAGCGGGCCCGCATATACCTGCTTCTGCTATTAGGCGGTCATTTATTATCAGATAAATCTGGTAATAAAGTCCCGTTGTTGTATATGCCATTACTACGAGATTTGGAAACTGTTGGGCAATATAGCTGGGGTAGTGCGATATTAGCAACTTTGTATCGATCATTGTGTAGCGCCACATCTCCCTATAGATCGTCCATTGCGGGACCATTGATGTTGCTTCAGGTACATTTGTCTCGTTCAAAGTGTCTAGATTTAACTATAGAGGAGTTTACATGGTCAATTAATATATTCAAATACAATTTAAATACAGCTATGGGCGTGGGAACGTATACCAACAGTTCGCCCTGATCGAGTGCATCCGTTAGAGCACTATCCTGGTCCATATGGAGCTCGGTATGTATatcaaatatatgtatataatactaataaaaatcaaaattttcgcCTTTAAGACACAACGGCTCTAATTTGTTCCCTGCAGGTGGAATGTTCAATTTGATGTGCATAGAGTTGCAAGACATGTTGTATCTATATTCCGAGATCAGTTGACGGGCTTACGGGCCCGAGAGGTACAGTAACATCATTTGATGCTTTTACGATTGGGTCCTTTGCCGTTATATGGCACAGCACTTTTTTCCA
It includes:
- the LOC140012519 gene encoding uncharacterized protein isoform X1; translation: MSIERPLRVSLYWGGKIHYEDGSICYLPRTSNRTFSLRHRIGYDELVDRIYEYMGVDRGLFKLNLFLRQPCGRTSYNVSPVVDDETLEIMYDVWNELVPYIAELYIEKEEIVQNPLVSSTFIPPTTNIGPMMSLVHACMDPTRYRSYSSTVVPETASVSQRPHGDCVRDVVEPRFTSGLRTDVEYVEGLDSIQSFRDHVSPNHVPSYGFDSTAGPSHCNTLIDDDLENDVEDVEESESVDVSDSDSDGENERRVVHQDLGNQQPFAAFANLSYVPRGFEFFSNLGNINDDDQFTDESGLERIVTFSEDNNHICLHMRFESKQQLSRAIRMWSINHNREFRVVESKSNTWVAKCKSAFERSTTTVANVSYPPCDWCVRAVKKKTHGLWQITKWVNDHNCVGDLMSNSNASLTSSVIARHIVRSIEDDPGFKVKNIVSHVKKVLKVDVSYKKAWYGRRKAIELIFGSWDANFAELPKYVDALMQSNQGSVIRWLHHSDSTDRLKTFKYVFWAFGPAIDAFHMCRPVICVDGTHLRGEYKGKLLVAVTQDANNHIIPLAYAIVDEETICSWSWFMEQLRYNVARDRYPICVISDRHNGIIHAMTHYDYWQEPLAFHRFCLRHVRSNLMSHFKGLHLRRLCWAMGKARQLRKWRAFKRELRNMFPDAWSYLSNIGAEKWCLTHDGENRWGILTTNISESYNNVLRGARHLPIRACIDMTFHRTVELFKTRREDARHCRYPFPPKIWRRFKNSDLKAGTHRVVEFDGSSGVYKIVTGRRVDGKGGNTQTVKYFDKTCSCGKWQCYRLPCSHVMAVCRHRGDNPGALVDPQFTNRRWAVQYSGKFSPLPHPDTWFQPDWELRADSSKYVARRAGRVRARRIRNEMDERDPEEPRRCTNCHQSGHNRRNCPNFRA